The Pieris brassicae chromosome 6, ilPieBrab1.1, whole genome shotgun sequence genome window below encodes:
- the LOC123711079 gene encoding trypsin-3-like gives MWFMCFVSLSAVCAKTVLGINILVSDIILSEKVPVNGKDVVSVSSVTDDRIVNGQEADIKDYPYQVSFIVNNSYFCGGFIVSENYIMTAAHCAQNVDPKTVVLRAGSSFRKNGTIIEIAEVTPFPEYDDPPFDKDVAFMKTAKSIEFSETMQPVSLPPRNRAVRGNSEIVVSGWGRTRQGASSIPDRLMSVKLPVVNYYQCFLVYPTVLTTNMFCAGNFFLGGESTCQGDSGGAAVQDGMAVGIVSFGRGCGQALSPSAFANIASPLLRDWITENTGL, from the exons TGTTAGGGATTAACATTTTAGTCTCCGATATAATATTATCGGAAAAGGTTCCTGTAAATGGCAAGGATGTAGTTTCCGTTTCCAGCGTGACTGATGATAGAATTGTGAACGGACAGGAAGCTGACATAAAGGATTACCCTTACCAAGTTTCGTTTATTGTGAATAACTCCTACTTTTGTGGAGGTTTCATAGTCAgcgaaaattatattatgactGCCGCACACTGCGCACAAAA TGTGGATCCAAAAACAGTAGTCCTACGAGCCGGAAGTTCATTTCGGAAGAATGGGACCATCATAGAAATAGCAGAAGTCACTCCTTTCCCAGAATATGATGATCCACCATTTGACAAAGATGTAGCTTTTATGAAAACTGCAAAATCGATTGAATTCAGCGAAACAATGCAGCCTGTTTCTTTGCCTCCCAGAAATAGGGCGGTGCGTGGAAATTCGGAAATAGTTGTCAGTGGTTGGGGAAGGACAAgg CAAGGTGCATCATCCATCCCAGATCGTCTTATGTCCGTGAAATTGCCTGTAGTGAACTATTATCAATGTTTCCTCGTCTACCCTACTGTACTCACTACGAATATGTTCTGTGCCGGTAACTTTTTCTTGGGAGGGGAAAGTACTTGTCAG GGTGATTCAGGTGGTGCTGCTGTTCAAGATGGCATGGCTGTTGGCATCGTGTCATTTGGCCGAGGCTGTGGACAGGCGCTTTCGCCATCAGCGTTTGCTAATATTGCCTCGCCTCTATTGAGAGACTGGATAACTGAGAATACTGGATTATAA
- the LOC123711235 gene encoding proton-coupled amino acid transporter-like protein CG1139 isoform X1, whose translation MPTGNENGKTDAPIAPVQSVLDPYSSKIELTCNGSREDLDPYVPAQNRPLESNTSSFGALAHLLKASLGSGVLAMPLAFKNAGLLVGCFGTIIIGFICAHVIHILVKTSQQLCVEVKKPCLGYADTCDLVFQNGPKSVRRFAPHVRELADWALAVTHLGACCVYVVVISESFKQISDEYGGPKWSVPAFCALCLIILIPLNQITKLKYLVPFSAVANFVWLASICISIYYCLRDPPPLSSRNMATSIAGLPNFISTSLFAMEGIGVVMPIENEMTKPQHFLGCPGVLNIAMGAVVALYGFVGFCGYLSFGETVRGSLTLNLPQDEILAQTAKILVACVMILSYALIFYVPVDVAWRRICDRIPVSSHRWGLAALRLFGTLLTVGLACAIPRLELFMELVGAICLSCLGLSLPAITETVWRWGKDLGPYKIVLIKNAIIVVISLIAMVSGVTFSIKTMIDSL comes from the exons atgcCAACTGGAAATGAAAATGGGAAAACTGATGCACCCATTGCGCCAGTTCAAAGTGTTCTTGACCCGTATAGTTCAAA GATAGAGTTAACTTGCAATGGCTCTAGAGAAGACTTGGACCCCTACGTACCTGCACAAAACAGACCATTGGAATCAAACACATC GAGCTTCGGAGCGCTGGCTCATCTTTTGAAGGCTTCTCTTGGTTCTGGAGTGCTGGCTATGCCCTTGGCTTTTAAAAATGCTGGGCTTCTTGTCGGATGCTTTGGAACTATTATTATTGGCTTTATTTGTGCACACGTCATACATATTTTG GTTAAAACGTCACAGCAACTTTGCGTCGAGGTGAAAAAGCCGTGTTTGGGATATGCTGATACTTGCGATTTAGTATTTCAGAATGGGCCTAAATCCGTTAGACGTTTTGCACCACATGTCAG AGAATTAGCAGACTGGGCATTGGCTGTTACGCACCTGGGTGCTTGTTGTGTGTACGTTGTAGTTATTTCGGAATCATTTAAGCAg ATATCAGATGAATACGGAGGTCCCAAATGGTCGGTTCCCGCTTTCTGTGCTCTTTGTCTCATAATCCTGATACCACTAAATCAAATAACGAAACTAAAGTACCTCGTTCCTTTCTCAGCAGTAGCTAATTTTGTATGGCTGGCTTCCATTTGTATATCCATTTACTACTGTCTCAGAGATCCTCCACCATTATCATCAAGGAATATGGCTACATCAATAGCTGGGCTGCCAAACTTTATAAG tacatCCTTATTCGCTATGGAAGGAATAGGCGTGGTTATGCCAATAGAGAATGAAATGACGAAACCGCAACACTTCCTTGGCTGTCCCGGTGTCTTGAACATTGCCATGGGCGCTGTAGTGGCATTGTATGGGTTTGTGGGCTTCTGTGGGTACCTCAGTTTTGGTGAAACAGTAAGGGGAAGCCTCACACTCAATCTACCGCAGGATGAAAT ccTTGCTCAGACCGCTAAGATTCTGGTGGCGTGTGTGATGATCCTCTCCTACGCTCTCATATTTTACGTCCCAGTTGACGTCGCATGGAGGCGGATATGTGATAGGATACCCGTCAGTAGTCATAGATGGGGTCTGGCAGCTCTCAGGCTATTTGGAACTTTATTAACAG ttggCCTGGCCTGTGCAATACCAAGACTGGAGCTTTTCATGGAGTTAGTTGGTGCCATTTGTCTGTCCTGTCTTGGCCTGTCGCTGCCTGCCATAACAGAAACGGTCTGGCGATGGGGCAAGGACCTCGGTCCTTACAAAATAGTGCTGATTAAAAATGCCATAATTGTTGTTATATCTCTGATAGCTATGGTCTCTGGTGTGACTTTCTCTATTAAAACTATGATAGACAGCTTGTGA
- the LOC123711235 gene encoding proton-coupled amino acid transporter-like protein CG1139 isoform X2, with protein MKLTCNFFISRNSYQPIELTCNGSREDLDPYVPAQNRPLESNTSSFGALAHLLKASLGSGVLAMPLAFKNAGLLVGCFGTIIIGFICAHVIHILVKTSQQLCVEVKKPCLGYADTCDLVFQNGPKSVRRFAPHVRELADWALAVTHLGACCVYVVVISESFKQISDEYGGPKWSVPAFCALCLIILIPLNQITKLKYLVPFSAVANFVWLASICISIYYCLRDPPPLSSRNMATSIAGLPNFISTSLFAMEGIGVVMPIENEMTKPQHFLGCPGVLNIAMGAVVALYGFVGFCGYLSFGETVRGSLTLNLPQDEILAQTAKILVACVMILSYALIFYVPVDVAWRRICDRIPVSSHRWGLAALRLFGTLLTVGLACAIPRLELFMELVGAICLSCLGLSLPAITETVWRWGKDLGPYKIVLIKNAIIVVISLIAMVSGVTFSIKTMIDSL; from the exons ATGAAGTTAAcgtgcaatttttttatatcacgGAATTCCTATCAAcc GATAGAGTTAACTTGCAATGGCTCTAGAGAAGACTTGGACCCCTACGTACCTGCACAAAACAGACCATTGGAATCAAACACATC GAGCTTCGGAGCGCTGGCTCATCTTTTGAAGGCTTCTCTTGGTTCTGGAGTGCTGGCTATGCCCTTGGCTTTTAAAAATGCTGGGCTTCTTGTCGGATGCTTTGGAACTATTATTATTGGCTTTATTTGTGCACACGTCATACATATTTTG GTTAAAACGTCACAGCAACTTTGCGTCGAGGTGAAAAAGCCGTGTTTGGGATATGCTGATACTTGCGATTTAGTATTTCAGAATGGGCCTAAATCCGTTAGACGTTTTGCACCACATGTCAG AGAATTAGCAGACTGGGCATTGGCTGTTACGCACCTGGGTGCTTGTTGTGTGTACGTTGTAGTTATTTCGGAATCATTTAAGCAg ATATCAGATGAATACGGAGGTCCCAAATGGTCGGTTCCCGCTTTCTGTGCTCTTTGTCTCATAATCCTGATACCACTAAATCAAATAACGAAACTAAAGTACCTCGTTCCTTTCTCAGCAGTAGCTAATTTTGTATGGCTGGCTTCCATTTGTATATCCATTTACTACTGTCTCAGAGATCCTCCACCATTATCATCAAGGAATATGGCTACATCAATAGCTGGGCTGCCAAACTTTATAAG tacatCCTTATTCGCTATGGAAGGAATAGGCGTGGTTATGCCAATAGAGAATGAAATGACGAAACCGCAACACTTCCTTGGCTGTCCCGGTGTCTTGAACATTGCCATGGGCGCTGTAGTGGCATTGTATGGGTTTGTGGGCTTCTGTGGGTACCTCAGTTTTGGTGAAACAGTAAGGGGAAGCCTCACACTCAATCTACCGCAGGATGAAAT ccTTGCTCAGACCGCTAAGATTCTGGTGGCGTGTGTGATGATCCTCTCCTACGCTCTCATATTTTACGTCCCAGTTGACGTCGCATGGAGGCGGATATGTGATAGGATACCCGTCAGTAGTCATAGATGGGGTCTGGCAGCTCTCAGGCTATTTGGAACTTTATTAACAG ttggCCTGGCCTGTGCAATACCAAGACTGGAGCTTTTCATGGAGTTAGTTGGTGCCATTTGTCTGTCCTGTCTTGGCCTGTCGCTGCCTGCCATAACAGAAACGGTCTGGCGATGGGGCAAGGACCTCGGTCCTTACAAAATAGTGCTGATTAAAAATGCCATAATTGTTGTTATATCTCTGATAGCTATGGTCTCTGGTGTGACTTTCTCTATTAAAACTATGATAGACAGCTTGTGA